In Acidimicrobiia bacterium, the sequence AGCGAGAGCTCCTGGCGGTCTGACCAGGAGCTCGGAGCGACCCATGCGGGAGGAGGGACTATCCGCCGATCTGGCTCATGGATCGGCGCGGGCGGATGAAGTCCACGTTGCCGATGCGGTGCCCGGCCCACTTCGTGCCGACCGCTGCTTCGATCACCGCCGCGACGTCGTCATCGGTGCCGCCGCCGCGCAGAACGGGCCGCATGTCGAACTCGTCCAGGGCGAAGAGACAGGATCGGAACTTGCCCTCCGCGGTGATCCGGACGCGGTCGCAGTCTCCGCAGAAGGGCTCGGTGACGCTGGCGATCACGCCGATGTCGCCCCCGTCATCCGCGTAGCGAAAAACTTCGGCCGGCTCGGGGTGTGGCGTGCCGGCCGAGTGCCGTACGAGCGGAAAGACGTTGTCGATCGCGGCGAGGATCTCGCGCGCCGGCACCACCTGCTCCATCGTCCACTCGTTGGTCGCGTCGAGCGGCATGAACTCGATGAACCGGACACCGACGCCCTTGGCGCGCCCGAACGCCGCGAGGTCCACGACCTCATCGTCGTTGACGCCGCGGATCACGACGGAGTTGATCTTCACCGGGTCGAGCCCGGCGTCGAGCGCGGCGTCGACACCGAGGAGGACACGATCGAGCTCGTCACGGCGCGTGAGCTCGAGGAACGTCTCGCGCCGGAGCGTGTCGAGGGAGATGTTCACCCGACGCAGACCGGCCGCGACGAGATCGTGCGCGAGCTCGGGCAGGCGTACGCCGTTCGTGGTCATCGCGAGGTCGGTCCCGAGCGGGGCGAGGAGCGCGAAGAGGCGGGGCAGGTGCGCCCGCACCGTGGGCTCGCCCCCGGTCACCCGGATCGCCTCGAAGCCCCAGCGCTCCACGCAGATCCCGGCCACCCGGGCCTGCTCCTCGTAGGTGAGCAGGTCGGCCCGATCCAGCCACTGCATCCCTTCCTCCGGCATGCAGTACGTGCACCGGAAGTTGCAGCGGTCCGTGATCGAGATCCGCAGATCCTTCACCCGCCGCTGGAAGGGGTCGACGAGGGGGACGGGGTGGACCCCGGGGACAGGTTGGACGCCAGGGGGTCTGGAGGTCATGACAGCGCTCAGGCTACCCGGGGCATCCTCGGACCTCGCCAGGGGTTGACGATCACCACCCTAAGTGGTTAGATGAGGGAGCCCTGCCACAAAGAGTGGCTGGGGCGAGGACGATCGAGCCACCTGCTCGGGGAGGCGACGATCCGCCGTCTGTGTCATTTGGTCGCTAGGGACGGCGGGGAGCCAGGCGAAACCGGCCCCATCTCTGCACTGTGTGCGGAGAGTTGGGTGCCGGTTTTCTTCGTTGGACCCGAAGCAGAAAACGAGGGCTCATGAACCGCACTCCGCTCCGCTCGCGTCGGCGCATCGCCGGTGTCGGGCTGGCACTGGCCGTCACCGCGGGCAGCGGCGCGGCCGTCATGGCCTCCACACCCGCTGGGGCGCGTGAGGGCAGGGACGCGTCCGACCG encodes:
- the moaA gene encoding GTP 3',8-cyclase MoaA encodes the protein MTSRPPGVQPVPGVHPVPLVDPFQRRVKDLRISITDRCNFRCTYCMPEEGMQWLDRADLLTYEEQARVAGICVERWGFEAIRVTGGEPTVRAHLPRLFALLAPLGTDLAMTTNGVRLPELAHDLVAAGLRRVNISLDTLRRETFLELTRRDELDRVLLGVDAALDAGLDPVKINSVVIRGVNDDEVVDLAAFGRAKGVGVRFIEFMPLDATNEWTMEQVVPAREILAAIDNVFPLVRHSAGTPHPEPAEVFRYADDGGDIGVIASVTEPFCGDCDRVRITAEGKFRSCLFALDEFDMRPVLRGGGTDDDVAAVIEAAVGTKWAGHRIGNVDFIRPRRSMSQIGG